The Algoriphagus sanaruensis genome window below encodes:
- the coaE gene encoding dephospho-CoA kinase (Dephospho-CoA kinase (CoaE) performs the final step in coenzyme A biosynthesis.): MTNASPKLVGITGGIGSGKSTVCQIFKILGIPVYAADDRAKWLMTHNSNVKGEIISLFGNSSYHENGTLNRSFLAETVFSDPEKVKQINAIVHPAVRLDFENWAKKQNAPYVLKEAALIFETGGNQQLDAVINVSSPLKIRVARVLMRDPHRSEKQVNEIINQQLPDEEKNQKADFVIKNTDIKLLIPQILDIHRKLLDQK, encoded by the coding sequence ATGACTAATGCCTCGCCCAAATTGGTAGGAATCACAGGGGGGATTGGTTCAGGGAAATCGACCGTCTGCCAGATTTTTAAAATCCTCGGGATCCCAGTGTATGCAGCTGATGACCGAGCCAAATGGCTGATGACCCATAACTCGAATGTCAAAGGGGAAATTATAAGCCTATTTGGTAATTCTTCTTACCATGAAAATGGAACCTTAAATCGATCTTTTTTAGCAGAAACTGTATTTTCAGATCCAGAGAAAGTAAAACAAATCAATGCCATTGTCCATCCGGCGGTAAGACTTGATTTTGAAAATTGGGCAAAAAAACAAAACGCCCCCTATGTGCTAAAAGAGGCTGCTCTCATTTTTGAAACTGGTGGAAATCAACAACTCGATGCTGTGATCAACGTCAGTTCTCCTTTAAAAATCCGAGTCGCTCGGGTGTTGATGAGAGATCCTCATCGATCAGAAAAGCAGGTGAATGAAATTATCAATCAGCAACTACCGGATGAGGAAAAAAATCAAAAAGCTGATTTTGTAATCAAAAACACAGACATCAAACTACTTATCCCTCAAATTTTGGACATTCATCGCAAACTTTTGGATCAAAAGTAA
- a CDS encoding YtxH domain-containing protein codes for MSKSTNTLLAFMVGAGVGAALGILFAPDTGANTRDKLSFKLSKYKKELEDLINELVDGKELHLNEAKTEGKRVINEAKSKAENLLHDVNKLIDQINQGKN; via the coding sequence ATGAGCAAAAGTACCAATACTCTTCTCGCATTCATGGTCGGTGCCGGCGTAGGTGCTGCCCTTGGAATCCTTTTCGCCCCTGATACGGGAGCTAATACCCGTGACAAACTTTCTTTCAAGCTTTCTAAATACAAAAAAGAGCTTGAGGACTTAATCAATGAGCTTGTTGACGGCAAAGAGCTTCATTTGAATGAAGCAAAGACCGAAGGCAAACGAGTGATCAATGAGGCAAAAAGTAAAGCAGAAAATTTACTTCATGACGTAAATAAATTAATCGATCAAATCAATCAAGGTAAAAATTAA
- the yajC gene encoding preprotein translocase subunit YajC, with translation MDSQNFGPLILMGSLFIIMYFFMIRPQQKKQKETKKFIEEIKKGDDVVTIGGLHGKVAAVEGDVVFLEIDKGVKVKLEKSAISLDFSKKTGTTK, from the coding sequence ATGGATTCACAAAATTTTGGCCCGCTTATTTTAATGGGGTCTTTGTTCATTATCATGTATTTCTTCATGATCAGACCTCAGCAGAAAAAGCAAAAAGAGACCAAGAAATTCATTGAAGAGATTAAAAAGGGAGACGACGTGGTCACTATTGGTGGATTACATGGAAAAGTAGCCGCCGTGGAAGGTGATGTTGTCTTTCTTGAAATCGACAAAGGGGTAAAAGTTAAATTGGAAAAGTCTGCCATTTCGCTGGATTTCTCCAAGAAAACCGGTACAACTAAATAG
- the chrA gene encoding chromate efflux transporter, whose amino-acid sequence MSVRKVRYYVFLKDILTLSLTSFGGPQAFLAMLLDRMVRKRAYVSEEELWELNALCNMLPGPASTQLVSAIGFRVGGPNLAYLALFVWILPATIIMIAAALLIDFLQENTPGALDFARFIQPMAIGFIIFAAQKTIGKMIKSTEAMILMLLSAFVSFFYSSPYIFPGLLILGGLSTSIKYKNQPKSEEDKTLVIRWSNFYLWALVLVIAASAGAIFKWQPIILFENFYRNGSLIFGGGQVLVPYLYTEFVDFKHFLSSEEFLTGYAISQGIPGPTFSISSYVGALSMREFGFTGILMGGLIAAAGIFLPGIFMIFFVIRFWDQLKLYRPVRAALEGINAVSCGMLIAAAYLLFEPMESSLINILFVLGTYSLLQFSKISSPMIIAGGIVLGILVNYLV is encoded by the coding sequence ATGTCGGTTCGCAAAGTCCGATATTATGTATTTCTGAAGGATATTTTAACCCTTTCACTTACCTCATTCGGTGGGCCGCAAGCTTTTTTGGCTATGCTGCTTGACCGAATGGTAAGAAAAAGAGCTTACGTCTCAGAGGAAGAACTCTGGGAGCTTAATGCACTTTGCAATATGCTCCCAGGGCCTGCTTCTACCCAACTTGTTTCAGCCATCGGTTTCCGTGTAGGAGGCCCAAATCTTGCCTATTTGGCACTTTTTGTTTGGATTCTTCCAGCGACGATCATCATGATTGCGGCCGCATTATTGATCGATTTTTTACAAGAAAATACCCCTGGAGCTCTTGATTTTGCAAGATTTATTCAGCCGATGGCTATTGGCTTCATCATTTTTGCTGCGCAAAAGACGATCGGAAAAATGATCAAATCCACCGAAGCCATGATCTTGATGCTCCTGTCTGCCTTTGTATCATTCTTCTACAGCTCCCCCTATATTTTCCCTGGATTATTGATTTTGGGTGGACTGAGTACTTCCATAAAATATAAAAACCAACCCAAGTCAGAAGAAGATAAAACACTGGTCATTCGCTGGAGTAATTTTTATTTGTGGGCTTTGGTTCTTGTAATTGCTGCCTCTGCAGGCGCCATTTTCAAATGGCAACCCATCATTTTATTTGAAAATTTCTACCGAAATGGCTCTTTGATTTTTGGAGGAGGACAGGTTTTGGTCCCTTACCTCTACACCGAATTCGTGGATTTCAAACATTTTTTGAGTTCTGAGGAATTCCTCACTGGGTATGCAATTTCACAAGGAATCCCTGGACCGACCTTTTCGATTTCCTCCTATGTGGGAGCCCTATCCATGCGGGAATTTGGCTTCACAGGGATTTTGATGGGGGGATTGATTGCCGCAGCTGGGATTTTCCTTCCGGGTATTTTTATGATCTTTTTTGTGATTCGTTTTTGGGATCAACTCAAACTCTATCGACCGGTTCGTGCCGCTTTGGAAGGAATTAATGCTGTTTCCTGCGGTATGTTAATTGCAGCAGCCTATCTATTGTTTGAACCTATGGAGTCAAGCCTAATCAATATTTTATTTGTTTTGGGCACTTATAGCTTGCTCCAATTCAGTAAAATTTCCTCACCTATGATCATTGCGGGAGGAATTGTACTAGGAATCTTGGTAAACTACCTGGTTTAA
- a CDS encoding isoprenyl transferase, which yields MKEKLDPTKIPQHIAIIMDGNGRWAKKKGAMRIFGHRNAIQAVKDAIEGADHLGVKYLTLFSFSTENWSRPQDEVRALMELLVKTIIDEISLMMNNNIRLDAIGDLSSLPQSAYDKLMEAKQMTASNTGLTVILALSYSGQWELTQAVKRIAQKVSTGEITPDQITQDLVASNLDTAGIPDPELMIRTSGEYRISNFLLWQLAYTELYFTPVLWPDFRREHLFAAIEDYQKRERRFGKTGEQVKS from the coding sequence ATGAAGGAAAAATTAGACCCAACCAAAATCCCCCAACATATCGCGATCATCATGGACGGCAATGGCCGATGGGCCAAGAAAAAAGGAGCCATGAGAATATTCGGACATCGCAACGCAATTCAGGCAGTAAAAGATGCCATTGAGGGGGCAGACCATTTGGGGGTTAAATACCTGACCTTATTTTCATTTTCAACCGAAAACTGGTCCAGACCGCAGGATGAAGTTCGGGCACTGATGGAACTCCTAGTAAAAACCATCATCGATGAGATCTCCCTGATGATGAACAACAACATCCGGCTGGATGCCATCGGTGATCTCAGTAGCCTTCCCCAATCTGCCTATGACAAATTGATGGAAGCCAAGCAAATGACAGCTTCCAATACCGGATTGACGGTCATCCTTGCCCTCAGCTACAGTGGTCAGTGGGAACTCACTCAAGCAGTAAAACGCATTGCTCAAAAAGTCTCAACAGGTGAAATTACCCCGGATCAAATCACCCAAGATCTGGTCGCATCCAATTTGGATACCGCTGGAATCCCAGACCCCGAATTGATGATCAGAACGAGTGGAGAGTATCGGATCAGTAATTTTCTCCTATGGCAACTCGCCTATACCGAATTGTACTTTACACCGGTATTATGGCCTGATTTCCGTAGAGAACATCTATTTGCCGCTATTGAAGATTATCAGAAACGAGAAAGAAGGTTCGGCAAAACCGGTGAGCAAGTTAAATCTTAA
- a CDS encoding nuclear transport factor 2 family protein has protein sequence MKQAIIILFFLFLPSIGISQEADLEAVTQTVNLYFEGMMERNAAKLNEAFLPNAQLIGYRGTQLAITPFEEWREGTTKGNPRSPEQFRNEIKAIRIEGNMALAETELFWPGIYYYDFLTLIKVGDSWKIVHKSWTERTF, from the coding sequence ATGAAACAAGCCATCATCATTCTTTTTTTCCTCTTTTTACCGTCGATCGGAATCAGTCAAGAAGCAGATCTCGAAGCGGTAACGCAGACTGTGAATCTCTATTTTGAGGGGATGATGGAGCGAAATGCTGCTAAACTGAATGAGGCATTTCTGCCAAATGCGCAGCTCATTGGTTATCGAGGAACCCAATTGGCGATTACTCCATTTGAAGAATGGCGGGAGGGGACAACCAAAGGAAATCCAAGAAGTCCCGAACAATTTAGAAATGAAATCAAGGCAATTCGAATCGAAGGCAATATGGCCTTGGCAGAAACTGAATTATTCTGGCCAGGGATTTATTATTACGATTTTTTGACTTTGATCAAGGTGGGGGATTCCTGGAAGATCGTCCATAAAAGTTGGACCGAAAGGACTTTTTAA
- a CDS encoding isopenicillin N synthase family dioxygenase, producing MEILFDEIPSLDLADFTSGTPEQKHNFVKKLGEAYQNIGFVAIKNHGLSQDLQDRLYQSIKSFFALSDEIKSKYERPEIGYQRGYTGKGKEHAKGRNTGDLKEFYHVGQELELIPDSDSIKSEYPANLWPEEIPNFKQDAIEAYQTLENAGKAMLRAIALHLELEEDYFEDKVAYGNSILRQIHYFPIENPDEVPADAVRAAEHGDINLITLLMGASADGLQVLRKDGKWIPITALPDQLVVNVGDMLERLTNKKLKSTIHRVVNPPRELMHTSRFSIPFFMHPRSEMDLTCLESCIDESHPKLFSDATAGEFLEERLRELGLRK from the coding sequence ATGGAAATTTTATTTGATGAAATCCCAAGTCTAGACTTGGCCGATTTTACTTCAGGAACACCTGAACAAAAACACAACTTTGTCAAGAAACTGGGTGAAGCCTATCAGAATATTGGTTTTGTGGCGATAAAAAACCACGGTCTTTCCCAAGACCTCCAGGACCGGCTTTATCAGTCAATCAAATCTTTTTTTGCACTTTCAGACGAGATCAAATCCAAGTATGAGCGCCCGGAAATCGGCTACCAGCGAGGATATACCGGAAAAGGAAAAGAACATGCAAAAGGCAGAAATACAGGCGATTTAAAAGAATTTTATCACGTCGGGCAAGAACTGGAATTGATTCCTGATTCGGATTCCATCAAAAGTGAATACCCGGCTAACCTTTGGCCGGAGGAAATCCCAAATTTCAAACAAGATGCGATTGAAGCATACCAAACGTTGGAAAATGCAGGGAAGGCCATGTTGCGAGCGATTGCATTACACCTCGAATTAGAGGAAGATTATTTTGAGGACAAAGTCGCCTATGGTAATTCCATCTTGAGACAAATCCATTACTTCCCAATTGAAAATCCGGACGAAGTACCAGCTGATGCTGTTCGGGCAGCGGAGCATGGCGATATCAACCTAATCACTTTGTTGATGGGTGCGAGTGCGGACGGTCTTCAGGTTTTGAGAAAAGATGGAAAATGGATTCCAATCACAGCATTACCCGATCAATTGGTAGTAAATGTGGGGGATATGCTAGAGCGTCTTACTAACAAAAAGCTCAAATCTACCATCCACCGAGTGGTCAATCCTCCTAGAGAATTGATGCATACGAGCAGATTTTCGATTCCATTCTTCATGCATCCTCGTTCAGAAATGGACTTGACTTGCCTTGAGAGCTGCATTGATGAAAGTCATCCAAAGCTATTTAGTGATGCCACAGCTGGAGAATTTCTAGAAGAAAGGCTTCGTGAATTAGGACTTCGAAAGTAA
- a CDS encoding NAD kinase, which yields MKIALHGLALRPDYFPHIELLFASLHRQGCEIYVTEVFDRLLKMNGNKTLSYWVLEDKEDFASLDFLISIGGDGTLLDSVSVIGNHETPILGLNTGRLGFLATVATDRIEEAVQHLASGNFQIEKRTLIALESNRRLFNGLTFALNEFTIHKRDTSSMITVHTFIDGKYLNSYWADGLIVSTPTGSTGYSLSCGGPLITPDAKNFVITPVSPHNLNVRPIIVSDESEISFEIEGRTEKFMISLDSRSCSISSETQLKVRKEKFPANLVKLPEYHFFDTLRQKLNWGLDMRN from the coding sequence ATGAAAATAGCCTTACATGGTCTAGCACTAAGGCCAGATTATTTCCCACACATCGAACTACTCTTCGCATCACTCCATCGTCAAGGATGTGAAATCTATGTAACCGAAGTTTTTGACCGCCTGTTGAAAATGAATGGAAATAAAACCCTCAGCTATTGGGTTTTGGAAGACAAGGAAGATTTTGCCTCTTTAGATTTCTTGATTTCGATTGGCGGAGATGGGACACTTTTAGACTCGGTGTCGGTAATAGGAAATCACGAGACCCCAATTTTGGGATTGAATACGGGAAGATTAGGGTTCTTAGCTACAGTAGCCACTGATAGGATTGAAGAGGCTGTTCAACATTTGGCTTCTGGAAATTTCCAGATCGAAAAAAGGACCCTCATTGCTTTGGAAAGTAACAGACGACTTTTCAATGGCTTGACTTTCGCTCTGAATGAATTCACCATTCACAAGCGAGACACTTCTTCTATGATTACAGTGCACACCTTTATCGATGGAAAATACCTAAATTCCTATTGGGCTGATGGCTTGATAGTTTCGACCCCAACCGGAAGTACAGGTTATTCCTTAAGCTGCGGTGGCCCCTTGATTACCCCTGATGCCAAAAACTTTGTCATCACTCCAGTAAGTCCGCATAATCTGAATGTAAGGCCGATTATCGTGTCTGATGAAAGTGAAATCAGCTTTGAAATAGAAGGAAGAACGGAAAAATTTATGATCTCCTTAGACTCTAGATCCTGTTCGATTTCTTCAGAAACCCAACTTAAAGTTCGAAAAGAAAAATTTCCAGCCAACCTCGTAAAGCTCCCCGAATACCATTTCTTTGATACCTTGCGACAGAAATTAAATTGGGGATTGGATATGAGAAACTAG
- a CDS encoding DUF1573 domain-containing protein, giving the protein MKIKLLSAFALALVLGVSCSQKSDQDDKIKALEEKIAQLENQNTAVTPANAQTTTAADPSTLGAFQFGEMEYDFGTINEGQVVEHVFNFTNNGQAPLVISNITASCGCTSPDWTKAPVQPGEEGFVKVVFNSTAKSGSQAPTVTIQANTNPTVTRLRMKGSVTPKLAGAAAPAGPLKR; this is encoded by the coding sequence ATGAAAATCAAACTGTTAAGTGCATTCGCTCTTGCTTTGGTTTTAGGAGTTTCCTGTAGCCAAAAGTCAGATCAAGATGACAAAATCAAAGCTTTAGAAGAAAAAATCGCCCAGTTAGAAAATCAAAATACTGCGGTGACACCTGCAAACGCTCAAACAACCACGGCTGCTGATCCAAGCACCTTGGGAGCATTTCAGTTTGGAGAAATGGAATACGACTTCGGTACCATCAATGAAGGCCAAGTAGTAGAACACGTATTCAATTTCACAAACAACGGTCAGGCTCCTCTAGTCATTTCTAACATTACCGCTTCCTGCGGCTGTACTAGCCCTGACTGGACCAAAGCTCCAGTGCAACCAGGAGAAGAAGGTTTTGTGAAAGTTGTATTTAATTCTACAGCGAAGTCCGGTTCTCAGGCTCCAACCGTAACCATCCAGGCTAATACTAACCCAACCGTTACTCGATTGAGAATGAAGGGTAGTGTAACGCCGAAATTAGCAGGAGCTGCTGCCCCAGCAGGACCCTTAAAAAGATAA
- a CDS encoding CBS domain-containing protein, with translation MQAFEFINNLIPPLKLGDKAGMALSWMEEIRTDSLPVVDQGNFLGFLREDVIFDQNDSSQYIKTLPLEGHSCWVFTDKHIYDVLRVASEHQSNLVAVLDRNHNYQGVITMEDAISAFADSLSIQSQGGVLILSMNMTDYHLSEIARLVESENSKILSSFISTDPLDDTKIKLTLKFDRADLKHVRATLERFGYRIIDHYQEEQGMNDSDDRIGNLLRFLDI, from the coding sequence ATGCAGGCCTTCGAATTCATCAACAATCTGATTCCACCGCTAAAACTTGGCGACAAAGCCGGTATGGCCTTGTCTTGGATGGAAGAGATTCGGACGGATTCATTACCTGTTGTTGACCAAGGAAACTTTTTAGGATTTCTTCGGGAAGATGTCATATTTGACCAGAACGATTCAAGTCAATACATCAAAACTCTACCTCTCGAAGGGCATAGCTGCTGGGTTTTTACCGATAAACACATCTATGATGTGCTTCGAGTTGCCTCCGAGCATCAGTCCAACCTTGTTGCTGTTTTGGATAGAAATCACAATTATCAAGGAGTAATCACCATGGAGGATGCCATTTCTGCATTTGCGGATAGTTTATCCATTCAGTCCCAAGGTGGAGTATTGATTCTGTCCATGAATATGACTGATTACCACCTTTCCGAAATTGCCCGATTAGTGGAATCAGAAAACTCTAAAATCCTAAGTTCTTTCATTTCCACTGACCCCTTGGATGACACCAAAATCAAGTTAACCCTGAAGTTTGATCGAGCAGATCTCAAGCACGTCAGAGCTACTCTAGAACGATTTGGGTATCGAATCATCGATCATTATCAAGAGGAGCAAGGGATGAATGACTCCGATGACCGAATCGGGAACTTGTTGAGATTTTTAGATATTTAA
- the serS gene encoding serine--tRNA ligase produces the protein MLLVNQIREQHDQVLAGLKKRNLANINETIDQVLALDDLRKSSQAQRDQLQAEANGIAKQIGQLMKEGKSAEASVIKERTAEIKQQIKELDDINAQAEGDLKALLYTIPNVPHTSVPSGKSAEDNEVVLTHGEIPTLFEGKLPHWDLIKKYDIIDFDLGIKITGAGFPVYKGKGARIQRALINFFLDEAMAAGYMEVQPPILVNEDSGYGTGQLPDKEGQMYHATADNLYLIPTAEVPITNLYRDVILNESDLPVKNVGYTPCFRREAGSWGAHVRGLNRLHQFDKVEIVQITHPDQSYEALESMSAYVQGLLQKLELPYRVLRLCGGDMGFTSALTYDMEVFSAAQERWLEVSSVSNFETYQTNRLKLRFRGEDKKTQLAHSLNGSALALPRIVAAILENNQTEDGILMPKVLHPYLGFDRI, from the coding sequence ATGCTTTTAGTAAACCAAATTAGAGAACAACACGATCAGGTCCTTGCGGGATTAAAAAAGCGGAATCTTGCAAATATCAACGAAACTATAGATCAAGTCCTTGCCTTGGATGACCTTCGGAAATCATCTCAAGCTCAGCGTGATCAACTTCAAGCGGAAGCTAACGGAATTGCCAAGCAAATCGGTCAGCTTATGAAAGAAGGGAAAAGTGCAGAGGCTTCGGTCATCAAGGAGCGTACTGCGGAGATCAAGCAGCAAATCAAGGAGTTGGATGATATCAATGCTCAGGCAGAAGGTGATCTGAAGGCACTTTTATATACGATTCCGAATGTCCCTCATACCTCAGTGCCAAGTGGCAAATCTGCAGAGGATAATGAGGTAGTCTTGACCCATGGCGAAATCCCGACACTTTTTGAAGGGAAACTTCCCCATTGGGACTTGATCAAGAAGTACGATATCATTGATTTCGATTTAGGGATAAAAATAACCGGTGCTGGATTTCCAGTATATAAAGGAAAGGGAGCTCGAATTCAGCGGGCTTTGATCAATTTCTTTCTGGATGAAGCCATGGCCGCTGGCTACATGGAGGTTCAGCCCCCAATTTTGGTAAATGAAGATTCTGGATATGGCACAGGTCAGCTTCCAGATAAAGAAGGTCAGATGTATCATGCAACGGCTGATAATCTTTACTTGATTCCGACTGCTGAGGTTCCGATTACAAACCTTTATCGGGACGTCATTTTAAATGAATCAGATTTACCCGTAAAGAATGTGGGATATACTCCATGCTTCAGAAGAGAAGCGGGTTCATGGGGTGCTCATGTTCGTGGATTGAATAGATTGCACCAGTTTGATAAAGTGGAAATTGTGCAGATTACTCATCCCGATCAATCCTATGAAGCACTTGAAAGCATGAGCGCGTATGTTCAGGGACTTCTTCAAAAATTAGAATTACCCTACCGAGTGCTCCGGCTTTGTGGTGGTGATATGGGCTTTACCTCTGCACTCACCTATGACATGGAAGTGTTTTCCGCAGCACAGGAACGTTGGTTGGAGGTAAGTTCAGTGTCAAATTTTGAAACGTACCAAACGAATCGATTGAAACTAAGATTCAGAGGTGAAGATAAAAAGACACAGCTAGCTCATTCACTTAACGGATCCGCACTTGCTTTACCACGAATTGTCGCAGCTATTCTGGAAAACAATCAAACTGAGGATGGGATTTTGATGCCGAAAGTGCTTCATCCATACCTTGGTTTTGATCGAATCTAA
- a CDS encoding DUF6089 family protein, whose amino-acid sequence MKKVNRTLFKKLAFFPALYLGLVFSGIAQKYEIGGGIGGAVYSGDIIRKVDVGQAGIQGTLFGKRNFDNVWSLRVGLSTGILQGDDELGPLDLVNQSRDARFKGGVIEASAVMEFNFLDFLRNDSEFIFSPYAFFGVGYSYFLMKGRYSAERFTPADYYQVSSPVIPFGGGVKYRLNDRWTLAAELGFRPTFTDYLDKIDSNVGVIPIQQTDPITGKELTHIVNFGNPYTKDWYYFLGLSVSYTFANVKCFAY is encoded by the coding sequence TTGAAAAAAGTCAATCGTACCCTTTTCAAAAAATTAGCCTTTTTCCCTGCGCTTTACTTGGGATTGGTTTTTTCTGGTATTGCTCAGAAATATGAAATAGGAGGTGGAATAGGAGGAGCCGTTTATTCCGGCGACATTATCCGAAAAGTTGATGTGGGCCAGGCTGGCATTCAAGGAACGTTGTTTGGCAAGAGAAATTTTGACAATGTGTGGTCACTGCGAGTAGGCCTGAGCACAGGCATCCTTCAGGGGGATGATGAACTCGGACCGCTCGATTTGGTCAACCAGAGTAGAGATGCCCGATTTAAAGGTGGGGTAATTGAAGCTTCTGCAGTTATGGAGTTTAACTTTCTAGATTTTCTCAGGAACGATTCTGAGTTTATCTTTTCTCCTTACGCCTTCTTTGGTGTTGGCTATTCGTATTTCCTCATGAAAGGAAGATACAGTGCAGAACGATTTACCCCTGCGGATTACTACCAAGTATCCTCTCCGGTAATCCCCTTTGGTGGTGGCGTAAAATACCGATTAAATGACCGATGGACATTGGCTGCAGAACTAGGTTTTAGGCCGACATTTACTGATTATCTGGATAAGATAGATTCAAACGTAGGAGTCATTCCAATTCAACAAACCGATCCAATTACCGGAAAAGAATTGACTCATATCGTCAACTTCGGGAATCCTTACACCAAGGATTGGTACTATTTCCTAGGACTTTCTGTTAGCTATACCTTTGCCAACGTGAAGTGCTTTGCCTATTAA